The genomic DNA CGCGCCAAGCTGTCGCGCAAGGCCACGGGCTTCGACCAGGAGGCGATCGCGACGCTGATTCTGTCGGGGCGTTTTCTCGGTTTCCTGCCCGACCACTACGCGCAAGTGTTCGAGCAGCGCGGGCTCATGAAGCCCGTGCTGCCGGCGCGCTTCAGCTACGCATGCCGGTTCGTGAGTTTGCTGCGGCGTTCGCCCAAGCCTTCACGGGCGGTGCTGGCGTTTCAGGAGTGCCTGGAGAAGGCGCATGCCTGAATCCGGGGTGCGATCACGCCGACGGAGTGCCTTGCTCCGCGAATGTCCCCCGGCCTGCGGCCTCCTCCTTTATTTCGCTGCGCAAGGCACCCCATCGACGTGATCGCTGGTCAGAGCGGCGGGTGATCAGCCGGCACGACAGCCGCGCCTCTCGTGCACAGGGCATCGGGTGCTCCTCGCAGCGAAATAAAGGAGGAGGGCGAAGCCCGGGGGACATTCGCGGAGAGGAGTACCCGGTGGCCTGTGCACGCGCCCTGAACAACCGCGATCCAAAAATCAACGCTGCCCACTGGGCAGCAGCAGATGCTTCGCCCCGATGTGCGCCTCCATCTCGTGCATGTGCGCCTCGGCATCGACCATGTGCTCGGCCATCAGCCGGCGCACCTCGTCTGCATCCTCCCGGCGATAGGCCGCCAGCAGCTGCGTGTGATAGTCGACGTTGGCCTCGCCGAAGTGGTGATGATCCAGCGCCTTCTTGTAGACCACCAGGTCGCGCAGCAGGTCGTTGAGGAAGCGGCACATGAAGGACAGCACCGGATTGGGGCAGGCCTCGGCCAGCATGGTGTGAAACGCGAGCTCGGCCTCGCGTTGCGTGCGCAGCTCCTCCTCGTTGGTGGGCTCCAGCGTGCAGAGGCGCACGTTGGCTTCGAGCCGCTCGAAATGTTCGGGCGTCAGCTTGCCCACCACGCTCACGGCCAGCTCCGGCTCCAGCACCTTGCGCAGCTGGTAGATGTGGTGCCCGTCCAGGTGGTGGAAGTGCAGGAAATTGCGCAGCGGCTCCGACGCATGGTCGACCGACACCTGCTGCAGGTAGGCGCCGCCGCCGGGGCCGGTGCGGATGGAAACCAGCCCGCGCACCTCCAACGCCTTCAGCGCCTCGCGCACCGTGCTCTTCGAATAGCCGAAGAGCTCGATCAGTTCCTTCTCGTTCGGCAGCCGGTCGCCGGGCTGCTTGCGCTCGGCAACGATCCAGCGCTTGACGTCCTCGACGATGACGTCAGAGAGCTTCTGCCGTTTGGCACGGGTGTGTCCAAAGGTCATGGCGTCCTGCGTCGATTTCATGCGTAAAGGGTCATTTCGGGGTGATGAAGGGCTCTGAGCAGGTATCGGGCCCGGGCCTTCCCGGATTTTGGCACGGGCATTGCTAGCGGGTTTTTACCAGCATATTAATCCTATTTATCCGCTTAAATTCGTTGCCGACTTCAGGCAGCACCTTTCTCTTACCTCCCACCCACGTCCGGAGAATTCCATGCAACGCAGACACCTTCTTCAGCTCGCCGCCCTGTCGGCCGCTCCCGCTTCCCTGCTGGCCGGCCGCGCCGCCTTCGCCCAATCGGCCGATGCGATCCGCTTCGGCTGCCCGGTGCCGATGTCGGGCGCCTTCGCCGCCAACGGCAAGTTCGCCGACCTGGGCATGAAGCTGGCCATCGAGCAGTACGGCAGCGTGCTCAAGCGGCCCCTGGCCTACACGGTGCTCGACACCGAGGGCAAGCCGGCCACCGCGGTTCGCAAGGTGCAGGAAGCCTCGCAGCAGCAGGGCGCCAAGTTCTTCGCGGGCGGCATCCTGTCGTCGGAAGCGCTGGCCATGGGCAAGGAGGCCGAGAAGGCTGGCGGCATCTTCATCACCACCGCGGGTGCCGACGAGATCACGGGCAAGGACTGCAACCCCGCCACCTTCCGCTGGTCGGTGCCCACCTTCGGCGCCATCGAGCAGACGGTGCGCCCGCTGATCGCCTCGATGCCGAAGGCCAGGCGCTGGTACACCATCACGCCGCAGTATGTGTTCGGCGAAGGCCTCCTGGGCGCGGCGAAGAACATCTTCCAGGAGAAGGGCATCGAGCACGTGGGCAACAGCTACCACTCGCTCAACGAGAAGGAGTTCAGCGGCTATCTCACCAACGCCATGGCCGCGAAGCCCGACGTGCTGCTGCTGCTGAATTTCGGCGCGCAGTCGTCGGCCGCGCTGCGCCAGGCGGTGAGCTTCGGCATGCACAAGAACATGACGATCCTCATGGCCTGGGCCTCGGGCCTGGAGCAGTTCGACGAGCTGGGCGCCGACCTGTGCGATGGCGTCTACTTTGGCGCGCAATACTGGCACACGGCCGACACGACGCTCAACAAGGACCTGGTGAAGCTCACGGCCGACAAGCTCAAGATCGTGCCCAACTACAGCCTCGCGGGCTCGTATGTCTGCACCAAGATCCTGATCGACGGCATCGTGAAGGCGGGCACGGTGGACCAGAAGGCCGTCATCGCGGCGCTCGAAGGCATGAAGTACGAGGGGCTCACGGGCACGGAAGAAATCCGCAAGGCCGACCACCAGGTCGTCAAGGACTACTACCTGCTCAAGGGCAAGGCCAAGTCGAAGATGAAGAACGCGGCCGACTATGTGGACGTGGTGAGTTCGGGCAAGTCCTTCCTTGCCGTCGACAAGACCGGCTGCAAATTGGGCTAACCCCCAGGCTTGCCCACTGCGTGTGGCCTCCAACCCCCTTGCAGGGGGCAACACCTGCGGCCCGGCAAAGCCGGTTCCGCGGTGTTCCTGGAAGGGAGGAGGGCCGCGCCACCACTACTCACCCCTATGACCGTCTACCTGCTCCAGACCATCAACGGAATCGGCATCGGCATGCTGTATTTCCTGCTGGCCGTTGGCTTGTCCATCGTGTTCGGCCTGCTGCGCTTCGTGAATTTCGCGCACGGGGCCTTCTACCTGCTGGGCGCCTACCTGTGCTTCCAGGCCATGCAGTGGGGGCTCGACTTCTGGGCCGCGCTGGTGCTGGTGCCGCTGTTCGTGGGCGCGCTCGGCTGGCTGGCCGAGAAGCTGCTGCTGCGCCGCGTGTATGCCAAGGCGCACGAGTTCCACATTCTCGTGACCGTGGGGCTTGCGCTTGCGGTGCAGGAGATCGTCATCGTGTTCTGGGGGCCGCTCGGCAACAGCGTGGCGACGCCCGACCTGCTGCAGGGCGTGGTGATGTGGGGCAGCTTCATCTATCCCAAGTACCGGCTGTTCGTGATCGGCTTCACGGCCGTGCTGGCGGTGCTGCTGTGGTGGGTGCTCGAAGGCACGCGCCTGGGCAGCGCGGTGCGCGCGGGCAGCGAATCGACCGAGATGGTGTCGCTGCTCGGCATCAATGTGTTCCGCGTGTTCAGCCTGGTGTTTGCGCTGGGCGCGGCCACCGCGGCGCTGGCCGGTGTGCTGGCCGCGCCGATCCGCGGGGCGGAGCCTTTCATGGGTGTCGAGGCACTCGGCGTCGCTTTCGTGGTGGTGGTGATCGGCGGGCTCGGCAGCTTCGGCGGCGCGCTGGTCGGCGGCCTCTTGATCGGCATCGTGCAGAGCCTCATGAGCACCATCTGGCCGCCGGGCGCGAGCCTGATGATCTATATCGCGATGGCAGCCGTGCTGCTGCTGCGCCCGCATGGCCTGCTTGGCCGCAGAGGATGAACGTCGCCATGACCAAGAAAACCACGTTCCTGCTGGCGCTCGTCGTCGCACTGGGCCTGCCGCTGGTGCTGCGCTCGGGTTCGCTCGCGAGCGAAGTGCTCATCTACGCGCTCGCCGCCCTGGGCTGCAACCTGCTGCTGGGCTACACGGGGCTGCTGTCGTTCGGGCAGGGCATCTTCTTCGGGCTGGGCAGCTACACCATCGCGATCCTGCTCACGCGGTTTTCGCTGCCGATGCCGCTTGCCTTGCTTGCGGCCATCGCCATGGGCGCGCTCGGTGCGGCGGTGGTCGGCTGGGTCGCGATCCGCCAGCGCGGCACCTACTTCGTGATGCTCACGCTGGCCTTCGCGCAGATGTTCTATTTCGTGGCCTACACCGCTTCGGGGCTCACCGGCGGCGACAACGGGCTGCTCGATGTGCCGCGCCCCGCCTTCATGGACACGCCCTGGAAGTACTACGCCTTCGTGGCCGTGATGTTCCTCATCGCCTTCGGCCTGCTGCTGCGCGTGACCGATTCGGTGTTCGGCCGCACGCTGCTGGCCATTCGCGACAACGAGGACCGCGCCGCCGCGGTGGGCTACGACCTCAAGCGCTTCAAGCTGCTGGCCTTCGTGATCTCGGGCGCCGTCACCGGCCTGGCGGGCGGCCTGCACGCCATGATGACCGGCATCGCGCCGCTGTCGAATGCCGAATACCACACGAGCGAGATGATCCTGGTCATCACCGTGATCGGCGGCACCGGCAACCTGTTTGCCTCGGTGCTGGGCTCGGCCTTCTATGTGCTGCTGGCCGACTGGCTCTCCACGCTGTGGCCGCGGTGGCTGCTGTTGCTGGGGCTCCTGTTGATCGGCGTGAGCATCGGCATGCAGCGCGGCCTCTGGGGCCTGGGCGAAAGCGCATGGCGGCGCGTGTTCCGCAAGGCGCCGGCCGCCACCAGGGCGCCGGCCGTGCAAGGAGAACAGGCATGAGCGACATCCTCATCGAAGCCATCGGCGTCACCAAGCACTACGGCAAGTTCGCCGCGCTCGGCGGGGTCGACCTGAAGATCAAGCGCAACACCGTGCACTCGGTGATCGGCCCGAACGGCGCCGGCAAGACCACGCTGTTCCACATGCTCACGGGCACCGGCACCACCACGGGCGGCCGCATCCTGTTCGACGGCCACGACGTGACGCACGAGCCCGACCACAAGCGCGTGCAGCGCGGCATGGCGCGTTCGTTCCAGGTGACCAGCCTGTTCGCGAGTCTTCCGGTGCGCGAGAACCTGCGCGTGGCGGCGCAGGGCATCGCGCCGCGCCAGGCCATGAACTGCTGGCGCGCGCCGGTCGGCGAACGCGCTTGCGCGGAAACCGTGGCCGAGGTGCTGGAGCGCGTGGGCCTGCAGCGGCTGGCCGACGTGCCGGCGAGCGAGCTGTCGCACGGGCAGCAGCGCCGCCTGGAGGTGGGCATGGCGCTCGCCGCGAAGCCCAAGGCCATCTTCCTCGACGAACCGACCTCGGGCATGGGCATCGACGACCTCGACGACATGAAGCGGCTGATCCGCGGCCTGCGCGATGCGCACACCGTGGTGCTGATCGAGCACAACATGAACATCGTGATGGACATTTCCGACACCGTCACCGTGATGCAGCTGGGCCGCGTGCTGGCCGAGGGGCTGCCGGGCGACATCCGGTCCGATGCGCGCGTGCGCACGGCCTACCTGGGCAACATGATCACGGGCGGCAAGGCATGAGCGGGAAGAACATCCTCGAAGTCGAAGGACTGCACGCGCACTACGGCAAGAGCCACGTGCTGCAGGGCGTGTCGATGACGGTGGGCGAGGCCGAACTGGTCACGCTGCTGGGCCGCAACGGCGCGGGCAAGTCGACCACGCTCAAGAGCATTGCCGGAGCGGTCGTGCCCACCGGCGGCTGCGTGCGCTTCCAGGGCGCGGACATTGCGGGCCTGCCGCCGCACCGCATCGCCACGCGCGGCGTGTGCCTGGTGCCCGAGCACCGCGGCGTCTTCAAGCTGCTCACGGTCGAAGAAAACCTGCTGCTCGGCCAGCGCCGCGATTCGCCCTGGCAGCTGGGCGACATCTACCGCATCTTCCCGCGCCTGAAGGAGCGGCGCCGCAATGGCGGCGGCCAGCTCTCGGGCGGCGAGCAGCAGATGCTGGCCATCGGCCGCGCGCTCATGAACCATCCGCGGCTGCTGATCCTGGACGAGCCGGTCGAAGGGCTCGCGCCGGTCATCGTGGAGGAAATCGTCGCGCAACTGAAGACCATCAAGGCGGCCGGCGTGGCCATCCTGCTGGTCGAGCAGAACCTGGAAGTCTGCGTGCAGCTGGCCGACCGCCACTACATCCTGGAGCAGGGCGTGATCGTGCACGAGGCCGGCAACGCCGCCTTCATGGCCGACCACGATGTGAAAGACCGTTACCTGGGCGTGGGCCTTGCTTGAGGCTTCGCGCATTCCTTCTTCTTTTTGCAAAGCCATGAACTCACCCACCCAACTGCGCATCAACGGCGAGCGCCTCTGGAACTCGCTGATGGAACTGGCGAAGCTCGGCGCCACCGAGAAGGGCGGCGTCTGCCGCATCGCGCTGACCGATCTCGACCGCCAGGGCCGCGATCTCTTCACCCGCTGGGCGCGCGAAGCCGGCTGCGAGGTGCGCGTCGACCGGATCGGCAACATCTTTGCGCGCCGCGCCGGCCGCGACAACACGCGCCCGCCGGTAGTCACCGGCAGCCACATCGACACCCAGCCCACGGGCGGCAAGTTCGATGGCAACTATGGCGTGCTGGCCGGGCTTGAAGTGATCCGCAGCCTCAACGATGCCAGGGTCGTCACCGAGGCACCGCTGGAGATTGCCGTGTGGACCAACGAGGAGGGCTCGCGCTTCGTGCCCGTGATGATGGGCTCGGGCGTGTTCGCCGATGCCTTCACGCTCGAGCATGCGCTGGCGCAGCGCGACAACGACGGCATCAGCGTGGCGGAGGCGCTGGCTTCCATCGGCTATGCGGGCAGCGCGCCGGCCTCGGCCGCGGCGTCGCCCGTGGGTGCGTATTTCGAGGCGCACATCGAGCAGGGGCCGGTGCTCGAGGCCAACGAGCGCGTGATCGGCGTGGTCGAGGGCGCGCTCGGCCAGCGCTGGTACGACGTGGTGCTGCAGGGCATGGAAGCGCATGCCGGCCCCACGCCCATGGAGCTGCGCAAGGACGCGCTGCTCGCGGCCTCCGAACTGGTGATCGAGGTCAACCGCATCGCGCTGGCCCATGCGCCGCATGCGCGCGGCACCGTGGGCTGGATCGACAACTATCCGAATTCGCGCAACGTGATCCCGGGCCGCGTGAAGCTCAGCGTCGACCTGCGCGCGGCCGACGACGTGGTGCTGTCGGCCATGGACGCCGAGCTGAAGGAGGCGGTGCAGCGCATCGCCGCCAAGGGCAAGGTCGAGGCCACGGTGGAGCAGGTCGTCTACTTCCCCCCGCAGCCTTTCACGCCCGCGCTGGTGTCGGCCATTCGAGAGGCCGCGCAGGCGCAGGGCATGACCTGGATGAACGTGATCAGCGGCGCGGGCCACGATGCGGTCTACCTCGCGCGCGTGTGTCCCACGGCCATGATCTTCGTGCCCTGCCTCGATGGCATCAGCCACAACGAGATCGAGGATGCGCAGCCCGGCCATCTCGAGGCCGGCTGCAATGTGCTGCTGCAGGCGATGCTGCAAAGCGCGGGAGTCGCGTCGTCATGAAGGTGCTGATTGCGCGGCTCAACCACGAGACCAACACCTTCTCGCCGGTGCCCACGCCGCTCGCGGCCTTCGGCCCTGACGGCCCGACGTTCGGCGAGCAGGCCTATCGCGACAACAAGGGCATGCGCACCGCGATGTCCGCCTTCATCGACCTGGCCGAGCAGGCCGGCGCGACGCTGGTCACGCCGGTGTCGGCCTCGGCCAATCCGAGCGGGCCGGTCGATGCCGGGGCCTACACCACGCTCACGCAGTGCATCGTCGATTCGGCGCCGGGCTGCGACGCCATCCTGCTCGACCTGCACGGCGCGATGGTGGCGCAGAACAGCGCCGACGGCGAAGGCGACCTGCTGCTGCGGCTGCGCGCCGCGGCACCCGGCGTGCCCATTGGCGTGGCGCTCGACCTGCATGCCAACGTCACGCCCGCGATGGTCGGCAATGCCGATGTGATCGTCGGCTTCAAGACTTATCCGCACGTCGATATGTACGAAACCGGCGAGCATGCCGGCCGCCTGCTGTTCGACCTGCTCGCGGGGCGCAGCAGGCCGGCGATGCGCTGGCACCCGCTGCCGCTGATGGCGCACACGCTGCGCAGCGCCTCGTTCACCGGCGCGATGCAGCGCGCCATCGAGGCGGCGCGCGCGGCCGAAGCATCGGAGTCGCTTGCGGCGTCGATCTTTGCCGGCTTCTCGCTGTCGGACATCGAGGCACCCTGCATGAGCGTGGTGGTGGTCGATGCCGAATCGCCCGAGCGCGCGCAGGCCACGGCCGACCGGATCGCCAGGCAGATGTGGGACGAGCGCGAGGCGTTCATCTACCGCAGCGAGCCGCTGGCCGAGTCGATCGCGCGGGCCAAGGCCATCGCCGGCGGCGCGACGCGCCCGGTGCTGCTGCTCGACCATGGCGACAACTGCATGTCGGGCGGCAGCTGCGACACCATGGACGTGCTGCAGGAGGCGCTGGCGCAGGGGCTCGACGGCATCGGCGTGGGGCCGCTGTGCGACCCCGAGGCGGTGGCCGCGCTGGTTGCGGCGGGCGAGGGCGCCAAGGTGACAGTGGCGCTCGGCAACAAGGTGTCGCTGGCAGGCATCGGCCTGTCGAAGAAGCCCGTGACGCTGACCGGCACGGTTCGCACCATCGGCAACGGCGAATACGTGATCACCGGCCCCACCTACACCGGCCAGCGCAGCAGCATGGGCCGCACGGTGCTGTTCGACATCGGGCCGGCGCGCATCGTGGTGACCGAGCGCACGCAGGAGCCCTGGGACATCGGCGTGTTCGAATGCGCGGGGCTCGATCCGCGCAAGGAACGTTTTTTGCTGCTCAAGTCGCGCATGTACTGCCGGCCGGTGTTCGAGCCGCTTTCCGCCGCGCTAATCGAGTGCGACAGCCCGGGCGTGACCAGTTCGGACTACGGCCTGTTCCCGTTTTCCCGGGTCCGCAGGCCGGTGTTTCCACTCGACGCGATCTGAGCCGAAGGTGGCGGGCCTACCTATGCAAGAAATTGCATAGGTAATTGGAGGTACACCCCGATACTCCGGCGCTTCGACCCATGAAGCCCACCGCGTGAACACCTTTGCCCAGAGCGCCGTCGCGGCCTGGCAGCTGCTCGTGTCCGGCGATCCGGTGCTGCTGGCCATCGTCGGCCGTTCGCTCGCGGTCAGCGCCAGCGCCTGCGTGCTGGCCTGCGGGCTGGGCCTGCTGCTGGGCGCCTGGCTGGGCGTGGCGCGCTTTCGCGGCCGCGCCGGCCTGCTCACGCTGCTGAACACCCTGCTGGCGCTGCCGTCGGTGGTGGTCGGGCTGGTCATCTACCTGCTGCTGTCGCGCTCGGGCCCGCTCGGCTTCCTGGGCTGGCTGTTTTCGTTCAAGGCCATGGTGCTGGCGCAGACGGTGCTGGTGCTGCCGGTGGTGACGGCGCTCACGCGCCAGGCCATCGAGGATGCCGAGCGCGCGCATGGCGAGCAGCTGAGCTCGCTCGGCGCCAAGCCTCTGGTGCGGGCGCTGCTGCTGGTTTGGGACGAGCGCTACGCACTGCTCACGGTGCTGATCGCCGCCTTCGGCCGCGCGGTATCGGAAGTGGGCGCGGTGATGGTGGTGGGCGGCAACATCGACGGCTTCACGCGCGTGATGACCACCGCCATCGCGCTCGAAACCAGCAAGGGCGACCTGCCGCTGGCGCTGGCGCTGGGCATCGTGCTGCTGGGCGTGGTGCTGGTGCTGAACCTTGCGATTGCCGCCGTGCGCGGCTGGCGCGAACGGGTCGACGGCGGGGGCGGCGCAGGCGGCATGGCGGCCTGGTGGCGGCCGGAGGCGCGCCCGTGAACGAACACGCGCAGCTCGCGAGCGTGGATGCCACCGTCTTCGCGCTCTATGGCGTCGACGTTCGCCTGGGGCGGGTGGCGGCGCTGCAGGGCGCGACGCTGACCATCGCGGCCGGCGAGCGCGTGGCGCTCATCGGCGCCAACGGCAGCGGCAAGACCACGCTGCTGCGGCTGCTGCACGGCCTGGTGCCGCATGCGGCAGGGAGCTTCACCAGCGCCGCGCCGCGCCGGCAGCAGGCCATGCTGTTCCAGCGCCCGCACATGCTGCGCGCCTCGGTGACGGTCAATGTGGCCCTGGCGCTGTGGCTGCGCGGCATGCGTTGGCGCGATGCCCGCCGCGCCGCCATTCCGGCGCTGGCGCGCGTTGGCCTGGAAGACCTGGCCGAGCGCAACGCCCGTGCCCTCTCGGGCGGCCAGCAGCAGCGCGTGGCGCTGGCGCGCGCCTGGGCGCTGCATCCGGCGGTGCTGCTGCTCGACGAGCCCACGGCCAGCCTCGATCCCACCGCCAAGCGCGAGGTCGAGGCGTTGATCGCCGAAGCCGCCGCCGGCCGCACGCTGGTGTTTGCGAGCCACAACCTCGGGCAGGTCAAGCGGCTCGCGAGCCGCGTGGTCTATCTCGAGCACGGCCGCGTGCTGGCCGACCTGCCCGTCCACGATTTCTTCCATGGGCCCCTGCCGGAGGAGGCCCGCCTGTTCGTCAAAGGAGAGTTGGCATGAACCTGTTTCTCAAGCAGCACCGCGCAAGCACGGGCATTCGCGCCTCGCTGGCCGTGGCCGTTTTCTTCCTGGCCGCGGGTGCCGCGCGCGCCGAGACCATCACCATGGCCTCGACCACGTCCACCGAGCAATCGGGCCTGTTCTCGCACCTGCTGCCGGAATTCAAGAAAGCGAGCGACATCGACGTCAAGGTGGTGGCGGTGGGCACCGGCCAGGCCATCGACATGGCCAAGCGCGGCGATGCCGACGTGCTGTTCGTGCACGACACCGCGGCCGAGGAGAAGTTCGTGGCCGAGGGCTTCAGCGCCAAACGCTACCCCGTGATGTACAACGACTTCGTGCTGGTGGGCCCGCAGGCCGACCCGGTGGGCGCGAAGGGCGGCGACATCGTCGCCGCGCTGAAGAAGATCGCGGCCGCCAACGCGCCTTTCGTGTCGCGCGGCGACAAGAGCGGCACCGACGCGGCCGAGCGCCGCCTCTGGACGCAGACCGGCGTGGCCGAGGCGGGGCAGCCGGTGCCCAACGAGCGCAAGGGCACGGGCTACAAGGAATGCGGCTGCGGCATGGGGCCGGCGCTGAACATCGCGGCCTCGTCGGGCGCCTACGTGCTGGCCGACCGCGGCACCTGGCTCAGCTTCAAGAACCGCGCTGGCCTGGCAGTGCTGGTCGAGGGCGACAAGCGGTTGTTCAACCAATATGGCGTGATGGTCGTGAGCCCGGCGAAATTTCCCTCGCTCAACAGCAAGGGTGCGCAGAAGTTCGTCGACTGGGTGATCTCGCCGGCCGGGCAGCAGACCATCGCGGCCTACAAGATCGGCGGCGAGCAGCTGTTCTTTCCCAACGCATCGGCGAACTGAGGCCATGACCTGCGAGGTCATCGACGCCGCGCGCGCCCGGCGCGACCATTCCTTCACCCCGCGATGTTGCGGGTCGAATCCTCGAAAGGAAATGGTCATCATGAACACCGCCGCACACGACGCCGCCGCCATTGCCCAACGCTACATCGCGGCCTGGAACGAAACCGATGCCGCGCGCCGCGCCCAGCTGATCGAAGCCGCCTGGACGGCCGATGCGCACTACGCCGACCCGCTGGCGCAGGCCAGCGGCCGCGACCAGATCGGCGCGCTGATCGGGGCCGTGCAGCAGCGCTATCCGGGTTTCCGCTTCAACCTGTTCGGTACGCCCGAGGCGCACGGCGACAACCTGCGCTTCTCGTGGACCCTGGGCCCGAGCGGCGCCGAAGACCTGATCCAGGGCACCGACTTCGCCCGGCTCGATGCCGGCAGGCTGCAGTCGGTGACTGGCTTCCTCGACAAGGTGCCGGTCGGGGCCTGAACGGGCTTCAGTCCGCGGAGCCGGAAGCACGGCCGCGCCACAGCTTGCGGTAGACCGTGGCGCGGCTGATGCCCAGCGTACGCGCGGCCTCGGCCACGTTGCCGCGGGCGTCGGCCACGGCCTTGCGGATCAGGGCAGCCTCGACGTCGCGCAGCCGCGGCCGGGCTTCGGCCACCGCGACGGCCGGACTCTTGCCGCCGCGCTGGGGCCGGACCTGCACGCGCAGGCCGGACCACAGCGGCACCTCGAGCACGGCGTCGCCGCGGCGGGCCGCATCGAACAGCATGTCCAGCGGCGTTGCGAACAGGTCGTTGCAGTGCAGCGCGTGCTGGGCGCGCGCCAGCGGCTGGTGCAGCATCTGGCGCGCCGCGGCATTGGCGCCCGCAACGGTGCCGTCGGCGTCGATGCACAGCAGCCCGTCGGTGGCTTCGCCGCGCGGGCAGCCCGGCCACGAGAGATGCAGCCGCAGCTCGCAGGGCTGGTTCAGCACCAGCATGTTCTCGATGCTGCGTGCAGACAGCGTGGCCAGGTGCCGCAGCTCCGGCCGCTCCACCGCCTGCACGCCGGTCAGGTCGAGCATGCCGATGCAGTTGCCCCGCGGGCCGAACAGCGGCGCCCCGGCGCAGCTGTAGATGCTGGTGTCCTCGAAGAAGTGCTCGCCGCGGTGCAGCCACACCGATTCCTGCTCGGCCAGCGCGGTGCTGATCGCGCTGGTGCCGACCGCGCGCTCCGACAGGTCGACGCCCACGCGCGCGATGTTTCGGGCGTAGCGGCTGTCGGTGTCGGTGCCGTCGGGCAGCGGGCCCACGTCGACCACGATGCCGTCGGCATCGGTCAGGACGGCGAAGTAGCGCGTGTCGGCAATGGCGCGCGACAGCCGCTCGATCACCGGCCGGGCCGCCAGGACCAGCGCGCGGTTGCGCTCGGACGCCTCGCGCTCGGCCGACCTGGCCACCGGTTCGAAGCTGATCCGCTGCTGCGGCTGCCGCCCCGCCTGCAGGCAGCGCTCCCAGGAACGCAGGATCCATGGCTCGATGCGCGCCGCGCCCCGCGAGCGGGGGGCTTCGCCGTGGATCAGCTCCCGTCGGGCCTGCGCAATGGCGGCGGAACGTTCGGGCAGGGGCGCAACGATGGAGGCGGACATCGGGTCGGTTCGCTCGGGTGGGGCGGTTTTTTCAGACTTGCCGGGGCCGCAAGTTGTTTCATTTTGAGAATTTCGTACGCGCTGCGCAAGCGTCGAGGGTTTTGCCTAGGATAGTGCACGGGGCCGGCATCCAAGATGCCTTTCGCTGAACCAGCCATCACCTTCAACGGAGACAGCCAAATGCAGGTAGCTTTCACGGTCAACGGCCGACCGGCCACGGTCGACGCACCCCCCAATACCTTCCTGGTGCACGCCATCCGCGAGCATCTCCACCTGACCGGCACCCATGTCGGCTGCGACACCGCCCAGTGCGGCGCATGCACCGTCCACATGAACGGGCGCGCGGTGAAGTCGTGCAACATCCTGGTCGGGCAGGCCGCCGGCGCGCAGATCACCACCATCGAGGGCATCGCCCAGCCCGACGGCACCATGCACCCCATGCAGGCGGCTTTCAAGGAATGCCATGGCCTGCAGTGCGGTTTCTGCACCCCGGGCATGGTCATGAGCGCCATCGACCTGTGCACCCACCATCCCAAGTCGAGCGAATCGGAGATCCGCGAACTGCTCGACGGCAACCTGTGCCGCTGCACGGGCTACCAGAACATCGTGAAGGCCGTGCAGATGGGCGGCGAGGCCATGGC from Variovorax sp. V93 includes the following:
- a CDS encoding Zn-dependent hydrolase, with product MNSPTQLRINGERLWNSLMELAKLGATEKGGVCRIALTDLDRQGRDLFTRWAREAGCEVRVDRIGNIFARRAGRDNTRPPVVTGSHIDTQPTGGKFDGNYGVLAGLEVIRSLNDARVVTEAPLEIAVWTNEEGSRFVPVMMGSGVFADAFTLEHALAQRDNDGISVAEALASIGYAGSAPASAAASPVGAYFEAHIEQGPVLEANERVIGVVEGALGQRWYDVVLQGMEAHAGPTPMELRKDALLAASELVIEVNRIALAHAPHARGTVGWIDNYPNSRNVIPGRVKLSVDLRAADDVVLSAMDAELKEAVQRIAAKGKVEATVEQVVYFPPQPFTPALVSAIREAAQAQGMTWMNVISGAGHDAVYLARVCPTAMIFVPCLDGISHNEIEDAQPGHLEAGCNVLLQAMLQSAGVASS
- a CDS encoding M81 family metallopeptidase, yielding MKVLIARLNHETNTFSPVPTPLAAFGPDGPTFGEQAYRDNKGMRTAMSAFIDLAEQAGATLVTPVSASANPSGPVDAGAYTTLTQCIVDSAPGCDAILLDLHGAMVAQNSADGEGDLLLRLRAAAPGVPIGVALDLHANVTPAMVGNADVIVGFKTYPHVDMYETGEHAGRLLFDLLAGRSRPAMRWHPLPLMAHTLRSASFTGAMQRAIEAARAAEASESLAASIFAGFSLSDIEAPCMSVVVVDAESPERAQATADRIARQMWDEREAFIYRSEPLAESIARAKAIAGGATRPVLLLDHGDNCMSGGSCDTMDVLQEALAQGLDGIGVGPLCDPEAVAALVAAGEGAKVTVALGNKVSLAGIGLSKKPVTLTGTVRTIGNGEYVITGPTYTGQRSSMGRTVLFDIGPARIVVTERTQEPWDIGVFECAGLDPRKERFLLLKSRMYCRPVFEPLSAALIECDSPGVTSSDYGLFPFSRVRRPVFPLDAI
- a CDS encoding ABC transporter permease → MNTFAQSAVAAWQLLVSGDPVLLAIVGRSLAVSASACVLACGLGLLLGAWLGVARFRGRAGLLTLLNTLLALPSVVVGLVIYLLLSRSGPLGFLGWLFSFKAMVLAQTVLVLPVVTALTRQAIEDAERAHGEQLSSLGAKPLVRALLLVWDERYALLTVLIAAFGRAVSEVGAVMVVGGNIDGFTRVMTTAIALETSKGDLPLALALGIVLLGVVLVLNLAIAAVRGWRERVDGGGGAGGMAAWWRPEARP
- a CDS encoding phosphate ABC transporter ATP-binding protein, yielding MNEHAQLASVDATVFALYGVDVRLGRVAALQGATLTIAAGERVALIGANGSGKTTLLRLLHGLVPHAAGSFTSAAPRRQQAMLFQRPHMLRASVTVNVALALWLRGMRWRDARRAAIPALARVGLEDLAERNARALSGGQQQRVALARAWALHPAVLLLDEPTASLDPTAKREVEALIAEAAAGRTLVFASHNLGQVKRLASRVVYLEHGRVLADLPVHDFFHGPLPEEARLFVKGELA
- a CDS encoding substrate-binding domain-containing protein → MNLFLKQHRASTGIRASLAVAVFFLAAGAARAETITMASTTSTEQSGLFSHLLPEFKKASDIDVKVVAVGTGQAIDMAKRGDADVLFVHDTAAEEKFVAEGFSAKRYPVMYNDFVLVGPQADPVGAKGGDIVAALKKIAAANAPFVSRGDKSGTDAAERRLWTQTGVAEAGQPVPNERKGTGYKECGCGMGPALNIAASSGAYVLADRGTWLSFKNRAGLAVLVEGDKRLFNQYGVMVVSPAKFPSLNSKGAQKFVDWVISPAGQQTIAAYKIGGEQLFFPNASAN
- a CDS encoding nuclear transport factor 2 family protein yields the protein MNTAAHDAAAIAQRYIAAWNETDAARRAQLIEAAWTADAHYADPLAQASGRDQIGALIGAVQQRYPGFRFNLFGTPEAHGDNLRFSWTLGPSGAEDLIQGTDFARLDAGRLQSVTGFLDKVPVGA
- a CDS encoding helix-turn-helix domain-containing protein, whose amino-acid sequence is MSASIVAPLPERSAAIAQARRELIHGEAPRSRGAARIEPWILRSWERCLQAGRQPQQRISFEPVARSAEREASERNRALVLAARPVIERLSRAIADTRYFAVLTDADGIVVDVGPLPDGTDTDSRYARNIARVGVDLSERAVGTSAISTALAEQESVWLHRGEHFFEDTSIYSCAGAPLFGPRGNCIGMLDLTGVQAVERPELRHLATLSARSIENMLVLNQPCELRLHLSWPGCPRGEATDGLLCIDADGTVAGANAAARQMLHQPLARAQHALHCNDLFATPLDMLFDAARRGDAVLEVPLWSGLRVQVRPQRGGKSPAVAVAEARPRLRDVEAALIRKAVADARGNVAEAARTLGISRATVYRKLWRGRASGSAD